Below is a window of Streptomyces spongiicola DNA.
GGGCCGGTGGCGCGACGAGGGGCGGCACCCCTGGGATGCCGCCCCTCGTACCCCTATGCGGGTCCCTTGTGTGGGTCCCTGGTATCGGTCCCTTGTGTGGGTCCCTGGTATCGGTTTCTTGTGCCGGGCACGCGCCGGGCGGACCGGCGGATGCCTCGGACCGCGGGCTCGACCGTGATGTCGCCGCGGGTGGCCTTGGAGTACGGGCACACCTGGTGGGCCCTCTCGACCAGCTCACGAGCGGTGGCGGCAGCCACGTTCGGGATGGTCGCGGAGGTCTTCACGATGATGCCGAAGCCTTCTTCGTTCTTGCCGAGGCCGAACTCGGCGGCGACCGTCGAACCGGAGGCGCCGGGCTCTCCTGGCGGGCGACGACGCGGGAGCGCGTCCTGGAAGCAGGCGCTGTAGGCGGCCGCGAGGAGCTGCTCCGGGTTGGCGCCGGCGCCGCAGCCGCCCGTCTCCCAGGGCGGATTGGCGACGGCGTCGAGCTTGCCGTCGCCGGTGGCGTCACGGCCGTCCGACCGTCACGGCCGTTCTCCGCCGTGGCGACGGCGGTGGGGAGGACGTCGGACTGCCGGATCGGCATGGTTTGCGGGTCCTTCCCGTGCGCCGGGGTTCGCGCCCGCGACCGCGACGGCGGAGGTAAGCCCCTGGGCTCGTCTAGCGGTTGAGCGAGACGACCATCTTGCCGGTGTTCTCGCCGCGCATGAGGCCCAGGAACGCCTCGGCACCGTTCTCGATGCCCTCCACGACGGTCTCCTGGTACTTCAGCTCGCCGGAGCGCAGCCAGCCGCCGACATCGCGCACGAACTCGGGCTGCATGGCCTCGTGGTCGCTGACCATCATGCCCTGCAGACGCAGCCGCTTGCCGATGACCATGGCGAGGTTGCGCGGGGCCGGGGTGGGCTCGGTCGCGTTGTACTGCGCGATCATCCCGCAGAGGGTGACGCGGCCGTGGACGTTGAGCGAGGAGATCGCGGCCTCCAGGTGCTCGCCGCCGACGTTGTCGAAGTACACGTCGATACCGTCGGGGGCGGCGGCCTCCAGTTGTTCGGCGACCGGGCCGTTCTTGTAGTTGAAGGCGGCGTCGAAGCCGTACTCCTCGACGAGGAGCCTGACCTTCTCGTCGGATCCGGCCGAGCCGATGACGCGGGAGGCGCCCTTCAGCTTCGCCATCTGGCCGACCTGGTTGCCGACGGCGCCGGCGGCGCCCGAGACGAAGACCACGTCGCCCTCCTTGAAGGAGGCGACGTCGAAGAGGCCCGCGTAGGCGGTCATTCCGGGCATGCCGAGCACGCCCAGATAGGCCGAGAGGGGTGCGACGGAGCCGTCGACCTTGGTCGCCTGGCGGGCGTCCACCTCGGCGTACTCGCGCCAGCCGAGGAAGTGCAGGACGTGGTCGCCGGGGGCGAAGCCCTCCGCGCCGGACGCGACGACCTCGCCGACCGCACCGCCCTCCATGGGCTGGTCCAGCTGGAACGGCGGCACATACGACTTCACGTCGTTCATCCGGCCGCGCATATAGGGGTCGACCGAGAAGTGCAGGTTGCGGACGAGGATCCGCCCCTCGCCCGGTTCGGTCACCGGGGCCTCACGCAGGGCGAAGTCGGTCGGCTCCGGCCAGCCGTGGGGACGGGCGACGAGGTGCCATTCGCGGCTGGTCGCGGGCAGTGCGGGCATGTGCGGGCCTCCTAGAAATGCTTCATATCCTTAAACAATCATGCGACTGAATATTTAATATTGTCAAGTAACCGGGTATGCTGACGGCATGTCCACCACGCGCACAGACCCGCTGACCCTGGAGGTCGTCGACCTCATCGGCACCGTCGTGGCGCGCTACCACGAGGAGTACGAGGAAGCCGCGGCCCGCTACCACCTCACCGGCGCGCAGGCCAGGGTGCTCGGGCTGCTGGCCATGGAACCCACCGCCATGCGGCGGATCGCCCGGCAGCTGAAGTGCGAGCCGTCGAACGTCACCGGGATCATCGACCGGCTGGAGGGGCGCGGCCTGGTGGAACGCCGACCGGACCCGGCCGACCGCCGGGTGAAGATAGCGGCGGCCACGGACGAGGGCCACCGGACGGCACGCGGCCTCAGGGACGCCCTGCGCTTCGCGCGCGAGCCGCTCGCGGAGCTGTCGGCGGAGGAACGCCGCGCCCTGCGGGACCTGCTGAGGCGGATGCTGGGGGACACCGGGGCCGACGGGTAGGCCGACGGGTAGGCCGGCGGCGGCCGGCCGTCGCCGCCATACGCCCCGCCCGGTTCGACGAGGCATCCCCTCCGCCGCGGCGGAGGCGGGTCGGCGGCGGCGCGGTTCCTCGGCGGGAGTACCGCACCAGGTGCACGCCATGGCCCCGTCGAGGCGTCGGCGGCACAGGCGGCAGCAGTCCATGGCCCCCGGAACGTATGCGGCGATGCGACATCTGAGGTGGGCGCGGCTGTGAGGATCCCGTACGGAGTCCGCGTCTCCTCGGCCCGTCGGCCGGCCGGGACGTACTCGTGCACCTGTCCG
It encodes the following:
- a CDS encoding NADP-dependent oxidoreductase, which translates into the protein MPALPATSREWHLVARPHGWPEPTDFALREAPVTEPGEGRILVRNLHFSVDPYMRGRMNDVKSYVPPFQLDQPMEGGAVGEVVASGAEGFAPGDHVLHFLGWREYAEVDARQATKVDGSVAPLSAYLGVLGMPGMTAYAGLFDVASFKEGDVVFVSGAAGAVGNQVGQMAKLKGASRVIGSAGSDEKVRLLVEEYGFDAAFNYKNGPVAEQLEAAAPDGIDVYFDNVGGEHLEAAISSLNVHGRVTLCGMIAQYNATEPTPAPRNLAMVIGKRLRLQGMMVSDHEAMQPEFVRDVGGWLRSGELKYQETVVEGIENGAEAFLGLMRGENTGKMVVSLNR
- a CDS encoding MarR family winged helix-turn-helix transcriptional regulator, which encodes MSTTRTDPLTLEVVDLIGTVVARYHEEYEEAAARYHLTGAQARVLGLLAMEPTAMRRIARQLKCEPSNVTGIIDRLEGRGLVERRPDPADRRVKIAAATDEGHRTARGLRDALRFAREPLAELSAEERRALRDLLRRMLGDTGADG